One segment of Saprospiraceae bacterium DNA contains the following:
- a CDS encoding VOC family protein: MEFKNAISWFEIPVVNFARAKTFYQKILDFTMEEMEMSGIRMGMLPHDRENGGVGGAICFGEGYAPSGENGVKIYLTAGKDLNDVLNRVENAGGKVILPKTEIAPDMGHFAFFADTEGNVLGLYS; this comes from the coding sequence ATGGAATTCAAAAACGCCATCAGCTGGTTTGAAATACCGGTTGTCAACTTCGCCCGCGCAAAAACCTTTTACCAAAAAATCCTCGACTTCACTATGGAAGAGATGGAGATGAGTGGCATCCGCATGGGTATGTTGCCACACGACCGCGAGAACGGCGGTGTGGGCGGTGCGATTTGTTTCGGGGAGGGCTACGCGCCATCTGGCGAGAATGGTGTGAAAATTTACTTGACCGCAGGCAAAGACCTTAATGATGTCTTGAATCGCGTGGAAAATGCTGGCGGCAAAGTGATACTGCCCAAAACGGAAATTGCGCCAGACATGGGGCATTTTGCTTTCTTTGCCGATACAGAAGGCAATGTGTTGGGGCTTTATTCGTAG
- a CDS encoding esterase family protein, producing MNREIHQWFSPRLNKNMEIAMYGHFGFALLLLPTAAADYLEYERFHLIGALEPYIDAGKVKVFSINSINSEAWLNNRMHPRHKAIRHQQFNAYVENEVVPFIRTHTSESTSIITSGASLGALHAANLFFRRPDLIQGTIAMSGVYDLTSYTKGYYDEDVYFNSPCHYLPNLNDEHLLYLLRKSGHIHILSGSGDYEDPEASRNLAGILTSKGIGHDLDVWGPDMRHDWPTWRAMLPYVIDQKF from the coding sequence ATGAATCGAGAAATCCACCAATGGTTTAGCCCCCGCCTCAACAAAAACATGGAAATAGCCATGTACGGGCACTTTGGCTTTGCACTCTTGCTGCTACCTACCGCAGCCGCCGATTATCTGGAATACGAGCGATTCCACCTGATTGGGGCGCTTGAACCCTACATTGATGCAGGGAAAGTCAAAGTTTTTTCCATCAACAGCATCAACTCGGAAGCATGGCTCAACAACCGGATGCACCCACGCCACAAGGCCATCAGACACCAGCAATTCAATGCTTATGTGGAAAATGAGGTAGTGCCTTTCATTCGGACACACACGAGCGAAAGCACATCCATCATCACGAGCGGGGCATCGCTGGGCGCTTTGCACGCTGCCAATCTTTTTTTCCGTCGCCCCGACTTGATTCAAGGCACGATAGCCATGTCGGGTGTGTATGATTTGACTTCATACACCAAGGGCTATTACGACGAAGATGTTTATTTCAACTCGCCCTGTCACTATTTGCCCAACCTGAACGATGAGCATCTGCTATATCTGCTGCGCAAAAGTGGGCACATCCACATTCTGAGTGGCTCTGGCGACTACGAAGACCCCGAGGCTTCGCGCAATTTGGCAGGCATCCTCACTTCCAAAGGCATCGGCCACGACCTCGACGTGTGGGGGCCAGATATGCGACACGACTGGCCCACTTGGCGTGCCATGTTGCCTTATGTGATTGACCAAAAATTCTGA
- a CDS encoding thymidine kinase, whose translation MFLEPHFKGQRSGWIEVICGCMFSGKTEELIRRLKRAKIAEMKVEVFKPRADTRYDEAAIVSHDTTSVLAQPVEHSSKLLKVNDKTAVVGIDEAQFFDQDLPEVCAELALRGIRVIAAGLDIDYRGVPFGPMPSLLAIAEYVTKVHAICVHCGNLATHSYRLAVGEEVVLLGEKGHYEPRCRSCYQMGNILRLK comes from the coding sequence ATGTTTCTTGAGCCGCATTTCAAAGGTCAGCGCAGCGGGTGGATAGAAGTCATCTGCGGGTGTATGTTCTCTGGCAAAACAGAGGAACTCATACGCCGACTCAAACGAGCCAAAATCGCCGAAATGAAGGTAGAGGTGTTCAAGCCTCGTGCCGACACGCGCTACGACGAAGCGGCCATCGTCTCGCACGACACCACATCTGTGTTGGCGCAACCCGTCGAACATTCTTCCAAATTATTGAAGGTCAATGACAAAACGGCAGTGGTTGGTATTGATGAGGCGCAATTTTTTGACCAAGACTTGCCAGAAGTGTGTGCCGAGTTAGCCTTGCGAGGCATCCGGGTCATTGCGGCTGGCTTGGACATAGACTATCGCGGAGTGCCTTTTGGCCCGATGCCCAGTCTGCTTGCAATAGCCGAATATGTCACCAAAGTACACGCAATTTGTGTGCATTGTGGCAATTTAGCCACACATTCCTATCGGCTGGCAGTTGGCGAGGAAGTCGTGCTGTTGGGAGAAAAAGGCCACTACGAGCCGCGTTGCCGTTCGTGTTATCAAATGGGGAACATCTTGCGCTTAAAATGA
- a CDS encoding iron-sulfur cluster assembly accessory protein, producing the protein METLLDVPAVAAPIFLTEGAVEQLNNIRLQENIPSEYCLRVGVKGGGCSGFSYVLGFDLPKDNDDIFEANGIRVVMNKAHAIYLLGMEVDFLNGLENRGFTFNNPNASSTCGCGTSFAA; encoded by the coding sequence ATGGAAACTTTGCTTGATGTTCCAGCGGTCGCGGCTCCCATTTTTCTTACAGAAGGGGCCGTCGAACAACTCAACAACATTCGCCTACAGGAAAACATACCCTCCGAATACTGTTTGCGCGTAGGTGTGAAGGGGGGAGGGTGTTCTGGCTTCTCCTACGTTTTGGGTTTCGACCTACCAAAGGACAACGACGATATTTTTGAAGCCAACGGTATTCGCGTCGTTATGAACAAGGCTCACGCGATTTACCTGCTCGGGATGGAAGTTGATTTTTTGAATGGCTTGGAGAATCGTGGTTTCACGTTCAACAACCCGAACGCTTCTTCTACTTGCGGGTGCGGGACTTCGTTCGCTGCCTGA
- a CDS encoding ion transporter, with product MNAAFFRRIADSRWFNLIVLGVILGAGVLVGVETYQQDPDSPWRDTLAWFDFLVLIVFTLEFAIKIGAEGDRPWRYFSDPWNVFDFAIVAICWLAHLTPSVDASFVAVIRLARVLRVFRLVHALPQLKMLVNAMLKSIPSMGYVGLMLLLLYYIYGAMGVFLFGKNDPLHFGTLHTAMLTLFEISTLEGWVDILKVNMFGCDHAVWGYEEGADCANPNAQPNAAVLYFVSFVLFGTMIILNLFIGVIMNAMDEVRAEQSLEERQMRKIAGVQNLEDEIVEIHQQLDNIKKQLDYIAFRLKK from the coding sequence ATGAACGCAGCTTTTTTCCGCCGCATCGCCGACAGTCGTTGGTTCAATCTTATTGTGCTCGGAGTGATACTCGGAGCCGGGGTATTGGTAGGAGTGGAGACGTATCAGCAAGACCCGGACTCGCCGTGGAGGGATACCCTTGCATGGTTCGATTTCCTTGTGCTAATTGTCTTTACCCTTGAATTTGCCATCAAAATTGGCGCAGAGGGCGACCGACCTTGGCGATACTTCAGCGACCCATGGAACGTGTTCGATTTTGCCATCGTGGCTATCTGCTGGCTGGCACATCTCACCCCCAGCGTGGACGCCAGTTTCGTGGCGGTCATCCGTTTGGCTCGAGTCCTGCGGGTATTCAGGTTGGTGCATGCCTTGCCCCAGCTCAAAATGCTCGTGAACGCCATGCTAAAGAGCATCCCATCTATGGGCTATGTGGGCCTTATGCTTTTGTTGCTCTACTATATTTATGGCGCTATGGGCGTGTTTCTTTTTGGAAAAAACGACCCCTTGCACTTTGGCACCCTGCACACAGCCATGCTCACCTTGTTTGAAATCAGCACGCTCGAAGGCTGGGTTGACATACTGAAGGTCAATATGTTTGGCTGCGACCATGCTGTGTGGGGGTACGAGGAAGGTGCCGACTGTGCCAACCCCAATGCTCAGCCAAACGCAGCGGTGTTGTACTTCGTCTCATTTGTGCTGTTTGGCACCATGATTATCCTCAACCTATTTATCGGGGTCATCATGAACGCTATGGACGAAGTGCGTGCCGAACAATCGCTGGAAGAGCGGCAAATGAGAAAAATTGCTGGTGTTCAAAATCTGGAGGACGAAATCGTGGAAATACATCAACAATTGGACAACATCAAAAAACAATTGGATTACATCGCGTTCCGGCTCAAGAAGTGA
- a CDS encoding FAD-binding oxidoreductase — translation MKFLIVGQGIAGTLLAWALRRSGASVLIADGALPGNSSLVAAGVINPVTGKRFVKSWRFDEFFPVARSTYRSLEIALGIRIWMEQPIIRLLATPEEANDWSARCALPDYASVLSNADDAGEWAGLVRPNFQFGVIHQAARVDFFSLLTTFRKKNDDAGLFLAKNVTYKEAERMSDNFDGVIFCEGWRGRDNPYFPRSPWQVAKGEALMIRLDETRGAHINHLLKKTVTLVPMGSSLFWAGGSYQWHFSDLSPSERERAFIQKNLDDMLAAPYTLIDHIAGVRPAVKDRRPLIGKSDAHPKMHIFNGFGSKGGSLAPFWAAHFAAHLLRGEPLDATVDIKRFSAAL, via the coding sequence ATGAAATTTCTAATTGTCGGGCAGGGCATCGCTGGCACCCTATTGGCTTGGGCGCTACGGCGCAGCGGTGCATCCGTCCTCATCGCCGACGGGGCGTTGCCCGGCAATTCATCGCTGGTAGCCGCGGGTGTCATCAACCCTGTGACAGGCAAACGCTTCGTCAAGTCATGGCGTTTCGATGAGTTTTTTCCCGTCGCGCGTTCCACTTACCGCTCACTGGAAATAGCGCTTGGCATACGGATATGGATGGAGCAACCCATCATCCGGCTATTGGCCACGCCCGAAGAGGCCAATGATTGGTCTGCCCGCTGTGCCTTGCCTGATTACGCCTCCGTGCTCTCGAATGCGGATGACGCGGGCGAATGGGCGGGTTTGGTACGTCCAAATTTTCAGTTTGGCGTGATTCATCAAGCCGCACGGGTTGATTTTTTCAGTTTGCTCACAACGTTTAGAAAAAAAAACGACGACGCAGGGCTTTTTTTAGCAAAAAACGTGACCTATAAAGAAGCGGAAAGAATGTCGGACAATTTTGACGGGGTGATTTTTTGCGAAGGGTGGCGCGGGAGAGACAATCCATATTTCCCGCGTTCGCCGTGGCAGGTAGCCAAAGGCGAGGCGTTGATGATTAGGCTTGATGAAACACGAGGGGCACACATCAATCATTTGCTAAAAAAGACAGTGACGCTTGTCCCAATGGGCAGCAGTCTGTTTTGGGCAGGAGGTTCGTACCAATGGCACTTCTCGGATTTGTCGCCAAGTGAAAGAGAGCGAGCGTTTATCCAAAAAAATCTGGACGATATGCTCGCCGCGCCTTACACCCTTATTGACCACATCGCGGGCGTTAGACCTGCCGTGAAAGACCGCCGTCCCTTGATTGGAAAGAGTGATGCGCACCCTAAAATGCACATTTTCAATGGGTTTGGTTCTAAGGGGGGCTCACTTGCTCCCTTTTGGGCAGCACATTTTGCCGCGCACTTGTTGCGCGGGGAGCCACTTGATGCAACAGTGGACATAAAACGATTTTCAGCCGCTCTATGA
- a CDS encoding PD40 domain-containing protein — MNCKNILTSLFLVLSTSLSAQNFLLKQANDAMRDLDYMTAILLYQQVLEKDKHPEALINIAECYRKINDKQNAEFWYARVVQLPSAKPIHKLYYGMMLQANGKCEVAKAWLNQYVKDVPDDARGQHLARACEIEEELKSKSRGVYVINPMPFNSNLDDFAPVIVGDKIVFASDRTQTGPVKRTNMWTGSPFAELYAVPFKAKGGTPGTFQYGEAEKFSKNISTKFHEAAAALSPDGRTIFFTRNNFSQGSTGKSDEGLVKLKIYAAQSDGQGGWHNEAELPFNSNEYNVAHPSMSADGQRLYFSSNMPGGYGGMDLYVSTLENGAWGPPINLGPVVNTEGNEIFPYIDPNNRLYFASNGHIGLGGLDIYYSTPASNGGDSWNFPVNLGYPINTNADDFGITFGKDLTWGFFTSDRDGGAGRDDVYGFLKSAASFEVYVYDSNTKLPVSGATVANSKTGLTMTTGPDGKIAFDMRAAECANFTVEKKNYEPASKSGCGDPSNPNAITRIEIPVAKQLNLYLQGIVFDMTDGYPAEGVRVILTNNCGKEIPEAVFTGSDGRYKFKLDKECCYTVRAVKDGFIAGTADRICTNGLTKNSTLKSNLTLQPYLDGEGFIVAGKESKPNFNHVSGLYENRDGTPASFVIGNGLEVRNGILFDNGAPSKPERATWERGKEGFLVHLYYDYGQSNVNDESLPELEKLRKTLHENPDLQVEISSHTDSRGSDEYNLDLSQRRADWVVSWLVRQGIARERLVGKGYGESKLVNRCKDNIPCSETEHQLNRRTEFRVTGTGVTISQPKPNLKAGPCDGCPF, encoded by the coding sequence ATGAACTGCAAGAACATTCTCACGAGTCTTTTTTTGGTGCTGAGCACTAGCCTCTCCGCGCAGAACTTTTTGCTAAAACAAGCAAACGACGCCATGCGCGACCTTGACTATATGACTGCCATTTTGCTGTATCAGCAGGTGTTGGAAAAAGACAAGCACCCGGAGGCCCTCATCAACATCGCCGAGTGTTATCGCAAAATCAACGACAAACAAAACGCCGAATTCTGGTATGCCAGAGTGGTACAATTGCCCAGTGCCAAGCCAATCCACAAGCTCTACTACGGAATGATGCTTCAAGCCAATGGCAAATGCGAGGTGGCTAAGGCATGGCTCAACCAGTACGTCAAGGACGTGCCGGACGACGCGCGGGGGCAACACTTGGCTCGCGCCTGTGAGATAGAGGAAGAATTAAAAAGCAAAAGCAGAGGAGTTTACGTCATCAACCCCATGCCTTTCAACTCAAACTTGGACGATTTCGCACCAGTCATTGTTGGCGATAAAATTGTTTTTGCCAGCGACCGCACGCAGACAGGCCCGGTGAAACGCACCAACATGTGGACGGGCAGCCCCTTTGCGGAGCTTTATGCAGTGCCATTCAAAGCGAAAGGTGGCACGCCCGGCACTTTCCAATACGGCGAGGCAGAAAAGTTCTCAAAAAACATCAGCACAAAATTCCACGAGGCGGCAGCGGCTCTGTCTCCAGACGGGAGAACCATCTTTTTTACTCGAAACAATTTTTCGCAAGGCAGCACCGGAAAAAGCGACGAAGGGCTGGTGAAGCTGAAAATCTACGCGGCGCAGTCCGACGGTCAAGGTGGCTGGCACAACGAGGCAGAACTGCCTTTCAACTCCAACGAATACAACGTGGCACACCCCAGCATGAGCGCCGACGGTCAGCGCCTCTATTTTTCCAGCAATATGCCCGGCGGCTATGGAGGCATGGACCTTTATGTGAGCACGTTGGAAAATGGCGCGTGGGGGCCTCCCATCAACCTCGGCCCAGTGGTGAACACCGAAGGCAATGAAATTTTCCCCTACATAGACCCCAACAACCGCCTCTATTTTGCTTCCAATGGGCATATCGGTCTGGGCGGCCTCGACATCTACTACTCCACGCCAGCCTCCAATGGCGGCGACTCGTGGAATTTCCCGGTCAATCTCGGCTACCCCATCAACACCAACGCTGACGACTTCGGCATCACTTTTGGCAAAGACCTTACATGGGGCTTTTTCACTTCCGACCGCGATGGCGGGGCTGGCCGCGACGATGTCTATGGGTTCCTAAAAAGCGCAGCGTCCTTCGAAGTATACGTTTATGACAGCAACACAAAATTGCCCGTCAGCGGCGCAACAGTCGCCAACAGCAAGACTGGCTTGACCATGACTACCGGGCCTGACGGAAAAATCGCTTTTGATATGCGGGCCGCCGAATGTGCCAATTTCACGGTGGAAAAAAAGAATTATGAACCAGCTTCCAAAAGCGGGTGCGGCGACCCATCCAATCCCAATGCCATCACCCGCATCGAAATCCCAGTTGCCAAGCAATTGAACCTCTACCTGCAAGGCATCGTGTTCGATATGACCGATGGCTACCCGGCAGAGGGTGTGCGTGTTATCCTCACGAACAATTGCGGCAAAGAGATACCCGAAGCCGTATTTACAGGTTCCGACGGGCGTTACAAATTCAAATTAGACAAAGAATGCTGCTACACGGTGCGGGCAGTCAAAGATGGATTTATCGCGGGCACAGCTGACCGCATCTGCACGAATGGACTGACTAAAAACTCAACCCTGAAATCCAATCTCACCTTGCAACCCTATTTGGATGGCGAGGGCTTTATCGTTGCTGGCAAAGAGAGCAAGCCCAATTTCAATCACGTCAGCGGCTTGTACGAAAACCGAGACGGTACACCTGCCAGTTTTGTGATTGGAAATGGATTGGAAGTCCGCAATGGCATCTTGTTCGACAATGGAGCGCCCAGCAAACCCGAACGAGCGACATGGGAGCGCGGAAAGGAAGGTTTTCTCGTACACCTATATTATGATTACGGCCAATCCAACGTGAACGACGAATCCTTGCCAGAACTGGAAAAGCTGCGCAAAACCTTGCACGAAAACCCCGACCTGCAAGTAGAAATCTCTTCGCACACAGATTCGAGAGGCTCCGATGAGTACAACCTTGACCTTTCTCAACGCCGTGCGGATTGGGTGGTAAGTTGGCTCGTTCGACAAGGAATCGCACGAGAGCGGCTTGTCGGGAAAGGCTATGGCGAAAGCAAACTCGTCAACCGTTGCAAAGACAACATCCCGTGTTCCGAAACCGAACATCAACTCAACCGGCGTACCGAATTTCGCGTCACGGGAACAGGTGTCACTATTTCACAGCCCAAGCCAAACCTGAAGGCTGGCCCATGCGATGGATGCCCCTTCTAA
- a CDS encoding type IX secretion system membrane protein PorP/SprF has protein sequence MRKFLLLPLLGLLLACHHASGQQDPMFTNYFFNSLIFNPAVAGTNNHLTAHLIHRSQWLGLEGAPTTQSLSVHSPMKNERVGLGLSLVNDKIGASGTFDLNAAYAYHFSVGKKMKLSIGLQGGVTNWRGTWSKLLLEDRTDDVFIENLNIWKPNFGTGLFLHGERFFAGLGCPRLLEHDLRANDGNTSVNAQNYRHYYSIIGAAFPLGSELVVFRPSALLKTTGLFSKMKDNQQALGAPTALDVDASFFFHKMLWVGLAYRTALELSNSSNDSADLWTALYFRNGLRLGASYDLPLSKLNKVNNGSFELMAGYEFDIKVRRVTSPRYF, from the coding sequence ATGAGGAAATTTTTACTGCTGCCGCTTTTAGGTTTGCTTTTGGCTTGCCACCATGCATCGGGACAACAAGACCCGATGTTCACCAACTATTTTTTCAACAGCCTGATTTTCAATCCCGCAGTGGCTGGAACAAATAACCATCTGACCGCTCATCTCATTCATCGCTCGCAATGGCTTGGCTTGGAAGGTGCGCCCACGACACAATCGCTGAGCGTCCATTCGCCCATGAAAAACGAACGAGTGGGCTTAGGCTTGAGTTTGGTGAATGACAAAATCGGCGCAAGTGGCACATTCGACCTCAACGCAGCTTACGCTTATCATTTTTCAGTAGGGAAAAAGATGAAACTATCCATTGGGCTTCAAGGGGGAGTGACCAACTGGCGCGGCACTTGGTCGAAACTCCTGTTGGAAGACAGAACGGACGATGTGTTCATCGAAAACTTAAACATCTGGAAACCCAACTTCGGGACGGGGCTTTTTTTGCATGGCGAGCGTTTTTTTGCTGGTTTGGGCTGCCCCCGGCTGCTGGAGCATGACCTGCGAGCCAATGACGGCAATACCAGTGTCAACGCCCAAAACTACCGCCACTACTACTCCATTATCGGAGCGGCTTTCCCGCTCGGCAGCGAGTTGGTGGTATTTCGCCCATCAGCCCTGTTGAAAACAACTGGTTTGTTCAGCAAGATGAAGGACAATCAGCAGGCTCTTGGCGCCCCGACAGCTTTGGACGTGGACGCTTCGTTTTTCTTTCACAAAATGCTTTGGGTGGGTCTTGCCTATCGCACGGCACTCGAACTGAGCAACTCGTCGAACGACTCCGCCGACCTCTGGACTGCCCTGTATTTTCGCAACGGGCTTCGCCTAGGCGCGTCCTATGATTTGCCCCTGAGCAAGCTCAACAAAGTCAATAATGGCTCGTTTGAGTTGATGGCTGGGTATGAATTTGACATTAAAGTAAGGCGTGTGACCTCTCCGCGTTATTTTTAG
- the tilS gene encoding tRNA lysidine(34) synthetase TilS: protein MNLFERFQAFARSEHLLDEARPTLLAVSGGLDSTVMAYLFHTAQWPFGIAHCNFQLRGEASDSDEQFVRTLAEGWGVPFFSKRFETDKYAAQNGLSTQMAARELRYEWFRQVIAENGFACVATAHHLNDSVETALLNFVRGTGLSGLKGIATKTGRAIRPLLFASRLELEDYAEGQGISWREDASNATEDYARNFLRHRVIPLLEELNPNFLGTATRNLTRLRETDENLHFLLWRYFFDGKEEGERVFHIDKHKLSLLPSPHLALRALLKKQGFTEEQTRQIAENLSHIGIEIQSKTGWRLLNDRDLILLSDAHHSAVESHTIHHDDLMVSVAEGGRMILTTIFDASNLPDGKEAIVVDAEKLRFPLHLRSWQQGDVFQPFGMGGRSQKLQDLFTNLKLSRFDKEKVLVLENGDGAIVWVVGYRLDERFRVSETTKNLLKIAFVRGG from the coding sequence ATGAATCTGTTCGAACGTTTTCAAGCCTTTGCCCGCTCCGAACACTTGCTCGACGAAGCGAGGCCGACTCTTTTGGCTGTGAGCGGAGGTCTCGATTCGACGGTGATGGCGTATTTGTTTCACACGGCTCAATGGCCGTTTGGCATTGCCCATTGTAATTTCCAATTGAGAGGCGAGGCGTCTGACAGCGACGAGCAGTTCGTTCGAACGCTTGCGGAGGGCTGGGGCGTTCCGTTTTTCTCGAAACGTTTTGAAACGGATAAGTACGCAGCGCAGAACGGCCTTTCGACCCAAATGGCCGCTCGCGAGTTGCGCTACGAATGGTTCCGCCAAGTCATCGCGGAAAATGGATTTGCCTGCGTAGCCACAGCCCATCACTTGAACGATTCGGTGGAGACTGCCTTGCTCAATTTTGTGCGTGGCACAGGGCTAAGTGGGCTAAAAGGTATAGCGACCAAGACGGGGCGCGCGATTCGTCCGCTGCTTTTCGCGTCGCGTTTGGAATTGGAAGATTATGCCGAAGGCCAAGGTATTTCTTGGCGAGAAGATGCCAGCAACGCCACCGAGGACTATGCCCGCAATTTTCTGCGTCACCGTGTCATCCCCTTGTTGGAGGAACTCAACCCAAATTTTTTGGGCACGGCAACGCGCAATCTGACTCGTTTGCGAGAGACCGATGAGAACCTGCACTTTTTGCTGTGGCGCTATTTTTTTGATGGAAAAGAAGAAGGGGAAAGGGTGTTTCACATTGACAAACACAAACTTTCGCTGCTTCCTTCGCCTCACCTCGCTTTACGAGCATTGCTGAAAAAACAAGGCTTCACGGAAGAGCAAACCCGCCAAATAGCCGAAAATCTCTCCCACATTGGTATCGAGATTCAGTCCAAAACTGGCTGGCGGTTGCTCAACGACCGCGACCTGATTTTGCTGTCCGACGCTCATCATTCCGCTGTCGAAAGCCACACTATTCATCATGACGACTTGATGGTGAGCGTCGCAGAGGGAGGCCGCATGATTTTGACCACCATATTCGACGCCTCCAATTTGCCCGATGGGAAAGAAGCAATCGTGGTGGATGCCGAGAAATTGCGATTCCCGCTACATCTGCGCTCATGGCAACAGGGCGATGTTTTTCAGCCGTTTGGCATGGGTGGGCGCAGCCAAAAATTGCAAGACTTGTTTACCAACCTGAAGCTGTCGCGCTTTGACAAAGAAAAAGTCCTAGTGCTCGAAAATGGGGACGGTGCCATCGTCTGGGTGGTGGGTTATCGGCTCGACGAGCGTTTCAGGGTGAGTGAGACCACCAAAAATTTACTCAAAATCGCGTTTGTTAGGGGGGGCTAA